The following DNA comes from Caulobacter sp. X.
CGTCCGCATCACGGGCGCGGTGTCGGCTTCGGGCTACGAGGCCCAAACGAACGGCCTGCATCTGAAGTCGGGCGCGATCGCCGACACGATCTGGAACGCCGGCTCGATCACCGCCTCGACCACCTCGGAAGGCGACTTCTCGGCGCGCGCCCTGGTGATCGACTCCGGGGCCCAGACCAGCACGTTGAACAACGACGGCGTGATCACCGCCACGGTGCTGGGCGAGAAGGGAACGTCCTACGCCGTCCTCGACAATTCCGGGACCCTGAGCACGATCAACAACACCCGCACCATCGCCGCCTATGTCACGGCGACGGACGACGACTACGACACCGACGACGACAATGACGACGCCAGCGACGAGACGGTCACCGGCAAGGCGATCGCCATCGACGTCTCCAAGAACACCACCGGCGTGACCATCACCCAGACCGGCGTCAATGACGGCGACGACGGCGATGACGATGTCGCGGACACCGACACCGATGGCGACGGCGTCGACGACGCCGACGAACCGGCGATTCTCGGCAAGATCCTGCTGGGCTCTGGCGACGACCACCTGAACGTCCTGAACGGCACGGTGATCGGCGCGATCTCGTTCGGCGACGGGGCCGACAGCCTGACCATCGACGGCGGCGGCTATGTCCTCACCACCCTGTCGGACTCCGACGGGCGGCTGGACATCAGCGTCGGCTCGGGCACGCTGGGTCTGCTCAACACCAACGACCTGAACGTCAGCAACCTGACCCTGGGGGCCAGCAGCAAGCTGATCTTCAGCGTCGATCCGGCGGCGGGGACGGCGACCCGCCTGGTGGCGGACACCGCCACCATCGCTTCAGGCGCCAATCTGGGCCTGGTGATCAACAACCTGCTGACCACGGCGTCGACCTTCGAGGTGATCAAGGCCGGAACCCTGACGGCGGGCGACATCAGCCAGGACCTGCTGGGCGACGCCCCTTACCTCTATGTGGCCAAGGCCTATCAGTCCGGGAACAGCATCGACATCGACGTGCGCCGCCGGACGGCGACCGAGGCCGGCATGACCCGCAACCAGGCCTCGGCCTACGACGCGGTGTTCGCCGCCCTGTCCAAGAACGACGACATCGCCGGCGCCTTCCTGAACCAGAACACCAAGGACGGCTTCTACAACCTCTACAACCAGATGCTGCCCGATCAGGGACTGGGCATGTTCTCGGCCCTGCAGGCGGTGAACCAGCAGATCTCGGCGGCGACCATGATCCGGCCGGACCTGGGCGACCGCTACGGCCCGGACAGTGTCTGGGTGCAGCAGATCAACACCCTGATCCGCCGCGAGGACGGCGAGGACCAGGGCTCGGACACCCAGGCGCTCGGCTTCGTCGCCGGCTACGAGGCCATGGGCGACGCGGGCGGCGCCCTGGGCGTGACGCTCGCCGCCGTCAGCATCGAGGAGCACGACACCACCGCCAAGGTCGGGGAGCACACCACCAACGCCCTGGTCCAGGCCGGCGTCTACTGGCGTCGCTCGATCGGCGGCTGGCGCTTCAACCTGGGCGGCGGCGCCGGCTATGGCTGGCTGACCGGCGATCGCAGCTTCTACAGCGAGGACGTCGACGCGGACGGCGAAGCCGACGCCTCGGCCACCAGCGTCGCCCACTGGAACGGCTTCACCACCAACGCCTTCGCGGGCATGGCCTACGAGCAATCGATCGGGCGCTACTTCGTCCGGCCGGAAGCGCGCCTCGACTATGTCTATTTCAGCGAAGGCAAGCGCAGCGAAACGGGCGGCGGGGACGGCTTCGACCTCATCCGCGACGCGCGCAGCTTCAGCAACCTCAGCGGCGACGCCGGGATCGTGCTCGGCGCGCAGTTCGGTCAGGCGGTGTGGTGGCGTCCCGAAATCCGCGTCGGCTATCGCCAGACCCTGGCCGGAGACATCGGCGACACGGTCGCGCGGTTCCGCGGCGGCGAGTCGTTCACCCTGACCTCGACGGCCGACAAGCAGGGCGCGGCCACCCTGGGCTTCGCGATCCGCGCCGGTTCTGCCCTGTCCTATCTGGCGCTCGAAGGCGGCGCCGAGGCGGCCAAGAAACAGAACCGATACTATGTGCGGTTCTCGGGTCGGGCCATGTTCTAACGCCCGCAAAACTCGACCACAAAGCCGCCTTAATCGCGATTGTTTCAATACACTGCGAAGGTATTTCCGCCGCTACGCGCCGGTACAGCTTCAAGGGTTCTCGGACCCAGGAGCTTGTGGCGTGCAGCAAAGAATCCTTCTCCTCGACGCCGACCTCGAAGCGCGGTCGCTCATGTGCGACCTGCTCTCTCGCCATGAATACGAGGTCGTTACGGCCTCGTCCGGCCAGCAGATGGACCGCATCCTGACGACGACGCCCGTCGACGCCGTCGTGCTCGACATCATGCTGCCAGGCGAAGGCGGCTTTTCCGTCTGCAACCGCCTGCGCAACCAAAGCCCCGCTCCCGGCGTCATCGTGGTCAGCGCCATGGCCGAGGAAAGCGACGTGGTGGTGGGCCTGGAGATCGGGGCGGATGACTATGTCGCCAAGCCCTACCGCTCGCGTGAGCTTCTGGCCCGGATCCGCGCCGTGCTGCGACGGCGCCAGGCCAGCATGCGACCCAACCCCGACGACGATAAGGCCAATGTCTATCGCTTCGACGGCTGGCGACTGAACGTCGTCACGCGCCAGCTGTTCGACCCCTATAATCGTCCCGTCGAGCTATCGTCCGGCGAATTCAATCTCCTGAAGACGCTGGTCTCAAATCCGCAGCAGATCGTGCCGCGAGCGCAGCTCGCGCAGAGTTCCGGCTCCGGCAAGCGCCGTGATAACTCGCCCCAGATCAACGTGATCGTCAGTCGCCTGCGCGCCAAGCTGGCCCGCGTTCAGGGCGGCGCCGACCTCGTCCGGACCGTGCGCGGCCAGGGCTACCTGCTGACCGCGGCGGTCGAAAGCCTGGCGAGCGACTAAGCCGGGCAGACCTCTAAGCCGCCGCCTCCACGGTTCGCGCGCCCGGCAACCGGACTTCCGCGACCAGCCCTCGCTCGGCGGCGCGCAAGGTCAGCTCGCCGCCATGCGCGCGCACGGTGGAGCGCGACACCACAAGGCCCAGCCCCACGCCCGCCTTGCCGGAGGCGAGGGCCTGGGCGCCGCGATGATAGGCCTTGAACACGTCCTCCAGCTCCTCCGGCGGAATGCCCGGACCGGAGTCGGCGACGGTGACGCAGGCTTCGCCGGCGAACGCCTCCAGCTTCAGCCGCGCCTCGAAGCCGTACTTCACGGCGTTGTCGATCAGGTTCTCCATCACCCGCTGGATGGCGACCACGTCGATCTCGATCAGCACGGCCGGCCCCGGCTCCAGCGTAACCGGGCCCGCGGCGTCATCGACCACGACCTCCAGCACCGAGCGCAGGTCGACCACCTGACGCTGACGTCCGTCCATCTCGTCGCGCATGAAGCTGAGGACCGAGGCGATCATCTGCTCCATCTGATCCATGTCGCGCCCGATCGCCGCGCGCAGCGACGGCGGGGCCCGCTCCAGCTTGAAGCGCATCCTCGCCAGCGGCGTGCGCAAATCGTGGGAGATCGCCCGGACCATGCCGGTGCGGTCCTCGACATAGCGCTTGATGCGTCGCTGCATCTGGTTGAAGGCCTCGGCGGCGAGGCCGATCTCGGCCGGCCCGGTGAGCGGCGGCAGCTCCGCGGCAGGCTCGCGCCCCAAGCGGTCCGCCGACTCGGCGAACGCCTTCAGCGGCGCGGCTAGACGTTTGGCGAACAGCAGGGCCAGCGGCGTGACCAGCGCCACCGACAGGCCGAACCACAGCATCACCCGGCGCTGCCAGCTGTTGGGAAAACCTTCCGGACGCGGACGAACCGTCGCCCAGCGCCCATCGGCCTGCCGGAGCGCCGCGACGAACTCCCCTTCGATATAGGCCGCCGGCGCGAAGCCGAAGCGGGTGCTGGGGGCGGCCAGCGTGCGTCCGGACGAGGCGTCTTCGACGCGCGCCACCGTGGGCGGCGCGGCGATCTTCAGGCGCGGCGCCGGCGCGATGGGCTCGACCTTGGACGCGACGAGGGGCTCGACCGGCGTGGGCGTGGCGACTAGGGACGAGTCGCGCAGCGGCGCGGTCGAGACCTCGGTCTCGGACGGGGACGAGGGCGGGGGCGACGCCGCGCTCGACGTCTGGGTCTGGGTCTGGCTGGAGAACCGCACGCCAAAGACGGCGGCGTCCAACGGCGTGCGGATGATCGGTCCCCTGGGCCGCGCGGCCGCGATGGCCTGGGGGCCGCCGAACGGAGCGCCCGGAGCCGCGGGGGCCGTCGAATCCGGACCGCCGCCCGGTGCGCCCCTGCCCGGAGGCCTCGCAAAGGACCCCGCGTCCGTTCCGGGCGGGCGAGAGGGCCGCACATTGCCCATGGGAGCGTTCTGCGAGGTCATCGATCGCCGGATCGCCGCGCGAGCCTCGCTGTCGCGCGCGACGGACCGAAAATCCCGCGCCGGAAACGCGCCCTGGATCGGAAACGAAGGGAACCGGCCTCCGGCGCTCCTGGGGTCGCCAACCGGTCCTGGGAAGGCGCCGCCCGGGCCGGGCCGCGCCATGCCGCCGCCGCCGCCGCCGCCGCCGCCGCCGGGCGGGATCATTCCCGCGAGCACATAGCCTCGAGCGTTCTCGGCCCGCCTTGGGGGCGGCATGGGCGCGCCAGCCAGGGGCGGCGGCGCGTAGAACAGCAGCCGCACATCGCTCTCCGGCGCGCCGAGCAGTTTGGCGAGGTCGCGGGTGGCCGGCTGGGACACCACCCACCCCGGACTGTCCAGGCTGGGCGGCGAGGCCTCCAGGGTGCGCACCAAGGGGCGCTCGCGATCGTGGCGCGTTTCGCGGCCGCGAAGGGCGGCCTCGATGTCGGACAGGCTGTACTGGCTGGGCGGCGCGGGCGGGAAGAAGACGGTCAGCGCCAGGGTGACGACTTGCGCCGCGATCAAGGCTCCGACGACGACCGCGAGAATGCGCGCCCAAAGCGGAAGATGGATGCGTCCGACCCAGCTCACCCCGTCAGTCTCCGACCAGCACGCTGGCGTCCAGCATATAGCCCACGCCGCGATGGGTGCGGATCAACTCGCGGTCGGTCTGGTCCTGGATCTTGCGCCGCAGCCGGCTGATATGAAGGTCCAGCGCGCGGCCGGCCTCGTCCTCGGCGCGCAGCAGCGCGATCAGGTCCTCGCGAGGGACGACCTGCCGCCCTCGCTCCAGAAGGACGCCGAGGATCGCGAGCTCACTGCGCGTCAACAACAACACCGCTCCGTTCGGCGCCCGCAACTGATGCGCGGCGAGGTCCAGCCGGAAATTGGCGAAGCGATAGATGTTGGTCTTGCGCGCCGTCGGCCCAAGCGGCCTGCGCCGCAACATCGCCTTCACCCGCGCCAGCAACTCGCGAGGCATGATCGGCTTGACGACATAGTCGTCGGCGCCAAGCTCCAGGCCCAGAATCCGATCGATCGGGTCGCCCAGCGCGGTCAGCATCAGGATGGCGGGGCCGCCGCCGCCCGCGAAGGCGCGGCACAGGGACAGGCCGTCCTCTCCCGGCAGGTTGATGTCCAGAACCGCCACCTGGATCGCGCGCTCGGCCATGATCCGCCGGGCGCTGGCCGCGTCGCCGGCTTCATGCACCAGGTGGTCGTTGTCACGAAGATAGGTCGCCATCTCGCGACGGAGCTCGACGTCATCCTCGACGAGGAGAATTTCCGGGAGCGGCGTCGTGGCGGCAAGCGGGTTCATGATCGCGACATTAAACCACGACCACGGGCGCGAGGTTAAGGGTTTGAATCGCCGCGCCCCTTCAGAACGGCGATTGCGCGCTTGTTTGGGCGACGGGCGTCAACGCCTGATCAGATCGCGACGGCCCGCGCGGGCCGGCTCCCAGATCTTCGCGCCGCAAGACCCCGCGCGCTGAACTTCAGATCGGATCCTCCGACGCGGCCAGACCCGCCGGCGCGGCTTCCAGCCAGTCGATGGCGTGACCCATCTTCGCGGCCTTGGTCGAGAGATAGCCGCGGTTCTCGGGCCGCGGCACGCTGCGCATCGGCACGCGCTCGACGACGCGGATCCCCGCGGCCTTCAGCGCGTCCACCTTGCTGGGATTGTTGGTCATCAGACGCACCGCGGCGACGCCGAGATCGGCCAGCATCTCCGCGGCGATATCGAAGCTGCGCAGGTCCGCCGCGAAGCCCAGCTGGAGGTTCGCCTCCACCGTGTCGAGCCCGCGGTCCTGCAACGCATAGGCCCGCAGCTTGTTGGCCAGCCCGATGCCGCGCCCTTCCTGCCGGAGATAGAGGATGATCCCCGCGCCCTGCCGGCCGATCCGCGCGCGCGCGGCGGCGAGTTGATCGCCACAGTCGCAACGCAGCGAACCAAATAGATCGCCGGTCATGCACTCCGAATGGATCCGAACCAGCGGCGGCGCGGCGACAACATTGCCCATCACCATCGCCACATGCTCGCGCCCGGTTCTCCGCTCCAGATAAACGACCATCGAATACCTTCCCTCTTCGGTCGGTATTCCGGCATCGCACAATCTATCCAGCCGATACTGTTCATTAATCATGGCGATCTCTTCCCAGTTAGCCCGTGTGCTTATCGAACATCTTTCTCGAGGCCCGGCCTCATACCACCCTGACGCGAGCTTGTAGCGAAATACAAATTATGCTGTACATAGCGCCATGTACAGTTTCATCGTCGGTATCGAGATCGCATCGCTTCAAACCTGAGCCATGGGGAGTGGACGGGGCGAATGGGACGGCCTTTCATCCACGTCAATTTCGCCGCGAGCGACGCTGGCGTTTCCGGCGAGGCGCTGAGCTATGCCGGAAATATCTCCTGCTCCGCCGACTGGAAGCGCGTCCACACGCTGCGCGAGCGCTATGACGCGATCGCGGTAGGCGTAAGAACCTGGAACACCGACCAGCCGCGCCTCACCGCCCGGGCCGATCGGCTCGGCCGCGAGCCTCGCCGCCAGCCGCGGCGCGTGATCTTCGCGGGCGCGCATCCGTGCGCGGCCCCGCAACCCGGCGCCTCGGTGTTCGTCGTCGGCTCCAGCGCGCCGACCGGGCGGGATGTGGTGACCTTGGCGATGAACGGGCGCGATCTGCGCGCGCCGCTGGCTGACCTGCGGGACCACGGGGTGGAGAGCCTGCTTGTCGAAGGCGGGCCGACGCTGCTGCGATCGTTCCTCGACCAGGGCATGGTCGATCTGATCACCGTGTTCGTGCGGGCCGGCAGCGCCCAGGCGGCGGATCGCGGCGTGCGCGAAAGCCTAGGCCCCCTGCCAGGGAACAGCCGCGTCAGCGCCTTTGGCGAGGGCTTCCTGCTTGAGGCGGGGCGGATCGAGGCGACGCCGTCATGACCGCGCCGGCCATCCGCTTCGTCATCTTCGCGGCGCCCAGAACCGGCAGCAATCTGCTGTGCAGCCTGCTGGGCGCCCATCCAGACATCCTCTGCCACCACGGGCTGTTCAATCCCGCCGGCGTCCACGCGGCGCGAGGTTGGCCTCGCGGGCCGCTGGGCGACGCGGCGGAGCGCGACCGCGACCCGGTAGCGTTCCTGGAGCGTGTCTGGAGCGCGGCCGGCGACGCGCGGGCGGTCGGCTTCA
Coding sequences within:
- a CDS encoding response regulator transcription factor, whose translation is MQQRILLLDADLEARSLMCDLLSRHEYEVVTASSGQQMDRILTTTPVDAVVLDIMLPGEGGFSVCNRLRNQSPAPGVIVVSAMAEESDVVVGLEIGADDYVAKPYRSRELLARIRAVLRRRQASMRPNPDDDKANVYRFDGWRLNVVTRQLFDPYNRPVELSSGEFNLLKTLVSNPQQIVPRAQLAQSSGSGKRRDNSPQINVIVSRLRAKLARVQGGADLVRTVRGQGYLLTAAVESLASD
- a CDS encoding dihydrofolate reductase family protein encodes the protein MGRPFIHVNFAASDAGVSGEALSYAGNISCSADWKRVHTLRERYDAIAVGVRTWNTDQPRLTARADRLGREPRRQPRRVIFAGAHPCAAPQPGASVFVVGSSAPTGRDVVTLAMNGRDLRAPLADLRDHGVESLLVEGGPTLLRSFLDQGMVDLITVFVRAGSAQAADRGVRESLGPLPGNSRVSAFGEGFLLEAGRIEATPS
- a CDS encoding autotransporter outer membrane beta-barrel domain-containing protein; translated protein: MPHKFLIVTAAAAPMLLAAGDALAEVQVTSSSRTTAITTASPNGGTADDVKVTDDGVITLSAAGPMVTLDSDNTVTINGGLASVGVDDSVGVLVIGGKTGSATTAGSISLTEDYDYEDTDDDGDYDGLFAKGYRRYGIRLTGSDAFTGTITNSGSITIEGMDSAGISLEAPLVGNLVHSGSISVTGDRGYGIHIAAPVTGNVTIEGSTSVLGQGSVGVAVDSAIDGAFVLQGSVSSTGYRITSRYSDPDDRALLDADDMLEGDGGVNIAANVSGGVLLDVPPTDTNDDTSDDEDGDGVTDSSEGSASISAYGGAPALKIGSNSNTVTLGAVGTGDNAYGLIIKGSVSAYSPYDGVETTGVQIGGDAGYETLITGGVRITGAVSASGYEAQTNGLHLKSGAIADTIWNAGSITASTTSEGDFSARALVIDSGAQTSTLNNDGVITATVLGEKGTSYAVLDNSGTLSTINNTRTIAAYVTATDDDYDTDDDNDDASDETVTGKAIAIDVSKNTTGVTITQTGVNDGDDGDDDVADTDTDGDGVDDADEPAILGKILLGSGDDHLNVLNGTVIGAISFGDGADSLTIDGGGYVLTTLSDSDGRLDISVGSGTLGLLNTNDLNVSNLTLGASSKLIFSVDPAAGTATRLVADTATIASGANLGLVINNLLTTASTFEVIKAGTLTAGDISQDLLGDAPYLYVAKAYQSGNSIDIDVRRRTATEAGMTRNQASAYDAVFAALSKNDDIAGAFLNQNTKDGFYNLYNQMLPDQGLGMFSALQAVNQQISAATMIRPDLGDRYGPDSVWVQQINTLIRREDGEDQGSDTQALGFVAGYEAMGDAGGALGVTLAAVSIEEHDTTAKVGEHTTNALVQAGVYWRRSIGGWRFNLGGGAGYGWLTGDRSFYSEDVDADGEADASATSVAHWNGFTTNAFAGMAYEQSIGRYFVRPEARLDYVYFSEGKRSETGGGDGFDLIRDARSFSNLSGDAGIVLGAQFGQAVWWRPEIRVGYRQTLAGDIGDTVARFRGGESFTLTSTADKQGAATLGFAIRAGSALSYLALEGGAEAAKKQNRYYVRFSGRAMF
- a CDS encoding ATP-binding protein, which produces MSWVGRIHLPLWARILAVVVGALIAAQVVTLALTVFFPPAPPSQYSLSDIEAALRGRETRHDRERPLVRTLEASPPSLDSPGWVVSQPATRDLAKLLGAPESDVRLLFYAPPPLAGAPMPPPRRAENARGYVLAGMIPPGGGGGGGGGGMARPGPGGAFPGPVGDPRSAGGRFPSFPIQGAFPARDFRSVARDSEARAAIRRSMTSQNAPMGNVRPSRPPGTDAGSFARPPGRGAPGGGPDSTAPAAPGAPFGGPQAIAAARPRGPIIRTPLDAAVFGVRFSSQTQTQTSSAASPPPSSPSETEVSTAPLRDSSLVATPTPVEPLVASKVEPIAPAPRLKIAAPPTVARVEDASSGRTLAAPSTRFGFAPAAYIEGEFVAALRQADGRWATVRPRPEGFPNSWQRRVMLWFGLSVALVTPLALLFAKRLAAPLKAFAESADRLGREPAAELPPLTGPAEIGLAAEAFNQMQRRIKRYVEDRTGMVRAISHDLRTPLARMRFKLERAPPSLRAAIGRDMDQMEQMIASVLSFMRDEMDGRQRQVVDLRSVLEVVVDDAAGPVTLEPGPAVLIEIDVVAIQRVMENLIDNAVKYGFEARLKLEAFAGEACVTVADSGPGIPPEELEDVFKAYHRGAQALASGKAGVGLGLVVSRSTVRAHGGELTLRAAERGLVAEVRLPGARTVEAAA
- a CDS encoding response regulator transcription factor, which produces MNPLAATTPLPEILLVEDDVELRREMATYLRDNDHLVHEAGDAASARRIMAERAIQVAVLDINLPGEDGLSLCRAFAGGGGPAILMLTALGDPIDRILGLELGADDYVVKPIMPRELLARVKAMLRRRPLGPTARKTNIYRFANFRLDLAAHQLRAPNGAVLLLTRSELAILGVLLERGRQVVPREDLIALLRAEDEAGRALDLHISRLRRKIQDQTDRELIRTHRGVGYMLDASVLVGD
- the ribA gene encoding GTP cyclohydrolase II; amino-acid sequence: MINEQYRLDRLCDAGIPTEEGRYSMVVYLERRTGREHVAMVMGNVVAAPPLVRIHSECMTGDLFGSLRCDCGDQLAAARARIGRQGAGIILYLRQEGRGIGLANKLRAYALQDRGLDTVEANLQLGFAADLRSFDIAAEMLADLGVAAVRLMTNNPSKVDALKAAGIRVVERVPMRSVPRPENRGYLSTKAAKMGHAIDWLEAAPAGLAASEDPI